A part of Sebastes umbrosus isolate fSebUmb1 chromosome 21, fSebUmb1.pri, whole genome shotgun sequence genomic DNA contains:
- the zc2hc1a gene encoding zinc finger C2HC domain-containing protein 1A isoform X2, which translates to MEEFEDGEAPPAGELTQCNTCKRCFFPKVLEKHAKICQKSAAKKRRVFDSSRQRAEGTDLPTLKPLKPKSQSSTSAVKPEPPKKQSNWRKKHEDFIATIRAAKNITQVLKEGGPLPPPPPPTYDPDYVQCPFCQRRFNESAADRHIKFCQEKSARMPKGKLGEVKKPAARTPVKPPASVKKVNSPTVSTIPSASSRLPQRSGLGQPTGIPSSKVSSAGPVRTNPSGLTSPPSGVGSKPRAVGSGYGSVRNPQSGIALNKKKADTYISRNDVDGDDGVGNGGMKSKFCHDCGTKYPVEAAKFCCECGVRRMCV; encoded by the exons ATGGAAGAATTTGAAG ATGGTGAAGCTCCTCCTGCTGGGGAACTGACTCAATGCAACACCTGTAAAAGATGTTTCTTCCCTAAAGTCCTG GAGAAGCATGCTAAAATCTGCCAAAAGTCAGCAGCCAAAAAGAGGAGGGTTTTTGACTCCAGTCGACAGAGAGCTGAGGGTACAGACCTCCCCACACTCAAACCCCTCAAACCAAAG TCACAAAGTTCAACTTCAGCTGTGAAA CCGGAACCCCCTAAGAAGCAATCCAACTGGCGCAAGAAACATGAGGATTTCATCGCTACCATCCGGGCTGCCAAGAACATCACTCAGGTCTTGAAGGAAGGGGGACCACTacccccaccacctcctcctacTTATGACCCAG ACTATGTCCAGTGCCCTTTCTGTCAGCGGAGGTTCAACGAGAGTGCAGCTGACAGACACATCAAGTTCTGCCAGGAGAAGTCCGCCCGTATGCCCAAGGGCAAGTTAGGAGAAGTCAAGAAGCCCGCTGCCCGCACAccg gtCAAGCCTCCTGCCTCCGTAAAGAAGGTCAACTCTCCTACCGTGTCTACCATCCCTTCAGCCTCCTCTCGTTTACCCCAGAGATCAGGCCTCGGACAGCCCACCG GGATCCCTTCTAGTAAGGTCTCTTCTGCAGGTCCAGTACGAACTAATCCATCCGGCCTTACAAGCCCTCCATCAGG TGTGGGAAGTAAGCCCCGAGCAGTGGGCTCTGGCTATGGCTCTGTGAGGAACCCTCAGTCTGGAATAGCGCTGAACAAGAAGAAAGCAGACACCTACATATCTAG GAATGATGTCGACGGCGATGACGGGGTTGGCAACGGCGGGATGAAGAGCAAGTTCTGTCATGACTGTGGGACCAAGTACCCCGTCGAAGCCGCCAAATTCTGCTGCGAGTGCGGTGTCAGGAGGATGTGTGTCTGA
- the zc2hc1a gene encoding zinc finger C2HC domain-containing protein 1A isoform X1, translated as MEEFEDGEAPPAGELTQCNTCKRCFFPKVLEKHAKICQKSAAKKRRVFDSSRQRAEGTDLPTLKPLKPKALSIVFQSQSSTSAVKPEPPKKQSNWRKKHEDFIATIRAAKNITQVLKEGGPLPPPPPPTYDPDYVQCPFCQRRFNESAADRHIKFCQEKSARMPKGKLGEVKKPAARTPVKPPASVKKVNSPTVSTIPSASSRLPQRSGLGQPTGIPSSKVSSAGPVRTNPSGLTSPPSGVGSKPRAVGSGYGSVRNPQSGIALNKKKADTYISRNDVDGDDGVGNGGMKSKFCHDCGTKYPVEAAKFCCECGVRRMCV; from the exons ATGGAAGAATTTGAAG ATGGTGAAGCTCCTCCTGCTGGGGAACTGACTCAATGCAACACCTGTAAAAGATGTTTCTTCCCTAAAGTCCTG GAGAAGCATGCTAAAATCTGCCAAAAGTCAGCAGCCAAAAAGAGGAGGGTTTTTGACTCCAGTCGACAGAGAGCTGAGGGTACAGACCTCCCCACACTCAAACCCCTCAAACCAAAG gcacTTTCAATTGTATTTCAGTCACAAAGTTCAACTTCAGCTGTGAAA CCGGAACCCCCTAAGAAGCAATCCAACTGGCGCAAGAAACATGAGGATTTCATCGCTACCATCCGGGCTGCCAAGAACATCACTCAGGTCTTGAAGGAAGGGGGACCACTacccccaccacctcctcctacTTATGACCCAG ACTATGTCCAGTGCCCTTTCTGTCAGCGGAGGTTCAACGAGAGTGCAGCTGACAGACACATCAAGTTCTGCCAGGAGAAGTCCGCCCGTATGCCCAAGGGCAAGTTAGGAGAAGTCAAGAAGCCCGCTGCCCGCACAccg gtCAAGCCTCCTGCCTCCGTAAAGAAGGTCAACTCTCCTACCGTGTCTACCATCCCTTCAGCCTCCTCTCGTTTACCCCAGAGATCAGGCCTCGGACAGCCCACCG GGATCCCTTCTAGTAAGGTCTCTTCTGCAGGTCCAGTACGAACTAATCCATCCGGCCTTACAAGCCCTCCATCAGG TGTGGGAAGTAAGCCCCGAGCAGTGGGCTCTGGCTATGGCTCTGTGAGGAACCCTCAGTCTGGAATAGCGCTGAACAAGAAGAAAGCAGACACCTACATATCTAG GAATGATGTCGACGGCGATGACGGGGTTGGCAACGGCGGGATGAAGAGCAAGTTCTGTCATGACTGTGGGACCAAGTACCCCGTCGAAGCCGCCAAATTCTGCTGCGAGTGCGGTGTCAGGAGGATGTGTGTCTGA
- the zc2hc1a gene encoding zinc finger C2HC domain-containing protein 1A isoform X3 — protein MEEFEDGEAPPAGELTQCNTCKRCFFPKVLEKHAKICQKSAAKKRRVFDSSRQRAEGTDLPTLKPLKPKPEPPKKQSNWRKKHEDFIATIRAAKNITQVLKEGGPLPPPPPPTYDPDYVQCPFCQRRFNESAADRHIKFCQEKSARMPKGKLGEVKKPAARTPVKPPASVKKVNSPTVSTIPSASSRLPQRSGLGQPTGIPSSKVSSAGPVRTNPSGLTSPPSGVGSKPRAVGSGYGSVRNPQSGIALNKKKADTYISRNDVDGDDGVGNGGMKSKFCHDCGTKYPVEAAKFCCECGVRRMCV, from the exons ATGGAAGAATTTGAAG ATGGTGAAGCTCCTCCTGCTGGGGAACTGACTCAATGCAACACCTGTAAAAGATGTTTCTTCCCTAAAGTCCTG GAGAAGCATGCTAAAATCTGCCAAAAGTCAGCAGCCAAAAAGAGGAGGGTTTTTGACTCCAGTCGACAGAGAGCTGAGGGTACAGACCTCCCCACACTCAAACCCCTCAAACCAAAG CCGGAACCCCCTAAGAAGCAATCCAACTGGCGCAAGAAACATGAGGATTTCATCGCTACCATCCGGGCTGCCAAGAACATCACTCAGGTCTTGAAGGAAGGGGGACCACTacccccaccacctcctcctacTTATGACCCAG ACTATGTCCAGTGCCCTTTCTGTCAGCGGAGGTTCAACGAGAGTGCAGCTGACAGACACATCAAGTTCTGCCAGGAGAAGTCCGCCCGTATGCCCAAGGGCAAGTTAGGAGAAGTCAAGAAGCCCGCTGCCCGCACAccg gtCAAGCCTCCTGCCTCCGTAAAGAAGGTCAACTCTCCTACCGTGTCTACCATCCCTTCAGCCTCCTCTCGTTTACCCCAGAGATCAGGCCTCGGACAGCCCACCG GGATCCCTTCTAGTAAGGTCTCTTCTGCAGGTCCAGTACGAACTAATCCATCCGGCCTTACAAGCCCTCCATCAGG TGTGGGAAGTAAGCCCCGAGCAGTGGGCTCTGGCTATGGCTCTGTGAGGAACCCTCAGTCTGGAATAGCGCTGAACAAGAAGAAAGCAGACACCTACATATCTAG GAATGATGTCGACGGCGATGACGGGGTTGGCAACGGCGGGATGAAGAGCAAGTTCTGTCATGACTGTGGGACCAAGTACCCCGTCGAAGCCGCCAAATTCTGCTGCGAGTGCGGTGTCAGGAGGATGTGTGTCTGA
- the pkia gene encoding cAMP-dependent protein kinase inhibitor alpha — protein MTDVEATYEDFIASRRTGRRNAIHDMPAAPGAEGPSDLSQSLAQLSINKSGDEGENSGKSQDSPPKEEETQAEGS, from the exons ATGACGGATGTGGAGGCGACCTACGAGGACTTCATCGCCTCTCGACGGACCGGCCGCAGGAACGCCATCCATGATATGCCGGCAGCCCCTGGAGCGGAGGGACCCTCCGACCTGTCACAGAGTCTGGCACAGCTCAGCATCAACAAGTCAG GTGATGAGGGAGAAAACAGCGGGAAAAGCCAGGACTCTCCACCTAAAGAAGAGGAGACTCAAGCTGAGGGCAGCTAA
- the bco1 gene encoding beta,beta-carotene 15,15'-dioxygenase, producing MATDFSKNALESPEPCKAEVKGTIPSWLQGTLLRNGPGIFTVGDTTYDHWFDGMAIMSSFTFKDGEVTHRSRFLKSDTYNANMAANRIVVSEMGTMAYPDPSKNFIVKAITFINHTVPDFTDNGASNFIKYGKDYYATSETNYIRKIDPVTLETQDKVDYMKFLPVNLVSSHPHYDKEGNAYNIGTTIADKGKTKYILFKVPAVSEKASDKGKNAPALKNVEVVCTIPCRSMLTPSYYHSFGMTDNYFIFIEQPFKLDILKMATAYMRGVNWASCLKFCPEENTLIHLIDRKTGKVIETKYYTGPMVVYHHVNAFEDDGHVIFDVIAYSDNSLYNMFYLSKLKENPGFHDDSYSKPSYKRFALPVQSDKGVAVGEDLVKLKYTTASAVKEKEGKLLVQAEVFCEGFELPRMNYDLNGKRHQFVYGNCVEESALANEIAKLDTETKERVYWRDENCWPSEPVFIPRPNGESEDDGVVLSSVINTNPGQSSFMLILDARTFKEVARAYVKAELHKDVHGYFIPLEN from the exons ATGGCAACAGATTTCTCCAAGAACGCGTTGGAGAGCCCGGAGCCCTGCAAGGCAGAAGTGAAAG ggACAATACCCAGCTGGCTGCAAGGCACGCTGCTGCGTAATGGCCCAGGCATCTTCACTGTTGGAGACACCACCTACGACCACTGGTTTGATGGGATGGCCATCATGAGCAGCTTCACCTTTAAAGATG GTGAAGTGACCCACAGAAGCAGATTTTTGAAAAGTGACACCTACAATGCTAACATGGCTGCAAACAGGATAGTTGTGTCTGAAATGGGGACAATGGCCTACCCAGACCCAAGCAAGAACTTCATTGTCAA GGCGATTACCTTTATCAACCACACAGTGCCAGACTTCACTGACAACGGTGCAAGCAACTTCATCAAATACGGAAAGGACTACTACGCCACCTCTGAAACCAACTACATCCGCAAGATTGATCCCGTGACACTGGAAACTCAGGACAAG gtggacTACATGAAGTTCCTGCCGGTGAACTTGGTTTCGTCCCATCCGCACTACGACAAAGAGGGCAATGCCTACAACATCGGAACCACAATAGCAGATAAGGGCAAGACCAAATATATACTGTTCAAAGTCCCCGCTGTTTCAGAGAAAG CTTCAGACAAAGGCAAGAACGCCCCCGCGCTGAAGAACGTGGAGGTCGTCTGCACAATTCCCTGCCGCTCCATGCTCACACCCAGCTACTACCACAGCTTCGGCATGACGGACAACTACTTCATTTTCATCGAGCAGCCTTTCAAACTGGACATCCTCAAGATGGCCACTGCGTACATGAGGGGAGTCAACTGGGCGAGCTGCCTCAAGTTCTGCCCTGAGGAAAAT ACACTGATCCACCTGATAGACAGGAAGACTGGCAAAGTGATCGAGACAAAGTACTACACGGGACCAATGGTCGTCTACCATCACGTGAATGCTTTCGAGGACGACGGACACGTTATCTTTGATGTAATCGCCTACAGTGATAACAGCCTTTATAATATGTTCTACCTGAGCAAGCTGAAGGAAAACCCCGGATTCCACGATGACAGCTACTCGAAACCAAGCTACAAACGATTCGCACTTCCTGTCCAGTCAGACAAG GGCGTGGCAGTTGGAGAGGACCTGGTGAAACTCAAGTACACGACAGCCAGTGCTGTGAAGGAGAAGGAAGGCAAACTGTTGGTCCAGGCAGAGGTGTTCTGTGAAG GTTTCGAATTACCCAGAATGAACTATGACCTCAACGGAAAGAGGCACCAGTTCGTCTATGGGAACTGCGTGGAGGAGTCCGCATTGGCAAATGAG ATTGCGAAGCTTGACACAGAAACCAAGGAAAGGGTTTACTGGAGGGATGAAAACTGCTGGCCGTCAGAGCCCGTGTTCATCCCCAGACCAAATGGAGAGTCGGAAGATGACG GTGTGGTCCTCTCATCAGTTATCAACACCAACCCAGGCCAGTCTAGTTTTATGCTGATTCTCGACGCCAGAACATTCAAAGAAGTAGCCCGAGCATACGTGAAAGCTGAGCTCCACAAGGATGTGCATGGTTATTTTATCCCACTAGAAAATTAG